Proteins co-encoded in one Balnearium lithotrophicum genomic window:
- a CDS encoding glycoside hydrolase family 108 protein — MAFQEALQKVLRLEGGLKLHRNPTENFETYAGIYRKAHPDWEGWEWIDRGKEPPFKLVENFYYENFYKPFEEVKSEKIRDLLFETSVNLGIRQTLKLAQRILGLKADGILGPKTLSALNSANPEEFIKDFTLARIAFYTALADENPKRYAVYLRGWINRALEVLSWVS, encoded by the coding sequence TTAAAACTACACCGCAACCCCACAGAAAACTTTGAAACCTATGCGGGCATCTATCGGAAAGCTCACCCTGACTGGGAGGGCTGGGAGTGGATAGACAGAGGGAAAGAACCTCCTTTCAAGCTGGTAGAGAATTTCTACTACGAAAACTTCTACAAACCATTTGAGGAAGTAAAGAGTGAAAAAATCAGAGACCTCCTCTTTGAAACATCCGTTAACTTAGGAATCAGACAGACCCTCAAACTTGCCCAGAGAATCTTAGGCTTAAAGGCAGACGGCATACTTGGACCTAAAACCCTCTCTGCCCTTAACAGTGCAAATCCAGAAGAGTTCATAAAAGACTTCACTTTAGCCAGAATAGCCTTCTACACAGCCCTTGCAGATGAAAACCCCAAACGTTATGCAGTCTACCTGCGGGGATGGATAAACAGAGCTTTGGAGGTTCTATCGTGGGTCTCATAG